GAGAGCTTAAGAAATATGTTCAGGGTCATACAAGTAGTAAATGTGTATCTGACCCCCTGCTCTTTCATTCCTATTCTATGGTGCCTTtcaatatttgggaatttttttgtgtgggttttttggattttttttttttttttttttttttgcttgagaaTCTGGCTCAAGGCAGAATGTGGAGAGCtcattaatgttttgttttcttgtatttaATCAAATTGGTATCCAGTTAGTCAATAGTCATTGAACACCTACACTGTTCTGGGCACAATGCCTGGTCCAATATATGATCTTTTTATCACTGACCAGATTAAAAAGATTTCTTCAATCTAAGgttattttaaatgtaagttcTTGTTAAATTAATTCTGAAGTACAAGTAGAAAGCCTTTATTGGCCATTATGGTACCAAGAGGCAATATTTCCATATCCCAGATAAATGTGTTGACAGATATTATTGCTATTGTGAACTACAAGATAGTATTTAAGAAGgttatagatacatatatatgtcttatAAGACAATCTGAATATAGACAATTAACCTGAATGTAGACTTTCTATGTAATCAAAATCTTCTAGAAACCACTCAAATATGGAACTATTGATACGTCTCTAGAAATACTGTGGaggaggaaataagaaagattttGAGAATGGGAAATTGTAGACAAGAGATAAGGAAAATTGGAAACAGAGAGAACATCATACAGGGGACCAGGAGAGGAAGGAGATCAGAATAGAGACAATGATATAGTGAGGCAGAGgaacagagacagggagacatAACCATCAAGAGAGAGGATTCAGAGCAAGGAAGTTACCAGGGTTAAAGAagaacattacataatgataagggTCAGTTCACCAAGAAGACATAATCCTAACATGTATGCACCTAGCAACAGGGCATCAAAATACATGAGCCAAAACCAGtagaattgaaaggagaaatagatgagcCTACTATTagagttggagacttcaacatccCTTCATCAGAAACAGACccagcagacagaaaatcaataaggatatagctgaactcaacaacaccatcaatcaactgggtATAATGAATATCTATAGACTGCTCTATCCAACAACAAagagcaaaatacacattcttctcaagctcacaggGAACATTCACCCTGGTAGATCATATTCTGGGATATAAAACACACCTgaacaaattcaaaagaatagAAGTCACACAATGTGTGCTTTCAGACAACAATGGAATTGAAGTAAAAATCAGAAGCAGAGAGTgagctggaaaatccccaaatacttggaggttaaacaacattcttctaaataacacatgggtcaggGAGGGAAAtctaagaaactttaaaatattttgaattaaaagagagagaagggttcTATTGAGTACATTAGTAGTAatgattattttttgtattaCTTAGGAGTACACCATCCAATACTTCGGTTGaactaaagatttaaaaaatagttttcatttcagGAATGCTGTGTGACTCATGCCTACAGCATTAGAAAAGAGTTTGTCAGCTCATCAGatcttaaattttacttttgaaacCCAGGCCCCATCGAGTACTGGCAGGTTTGTTCCTGTGTAAAGAAATGATTTCAATCTTAGATATTTACTTTGAAACCGTGAAGACACTGGATAATTTATTAGTCATCagtttgccaatttttaaattgcatatatatatataagatacatCATTTATAGCGCAAAACAATGTCTGAATGTTACATTTGAAACTgagatatatttaatttcttttgtacTTCCTCCTTTCACTTCTGCCAGTCCTTTAGCAAAGTTAATCCATTGATTCAGGTAAGAGGCTTTCAGTATCATGtagaataagataaaatatggggaaaaaagaaaatagaaatgtctTTCAACTGTCTGATGCTTAAATATTTTGGAGATTCttcttcagtgttgttttttttgcCTTGTAAAAATGTCCTTAATGGGACAAGCAGGATTTAAACAAGGCAGAAATTCCAGACCCAGTGCAAGGATGGTCCAAAAATTCAATATTTAGGCATTCACTTATTCTTgtatattcatccattcattcatttgttcactcaataaacattttgtaAGTGCCAGAATTACAAAAATGAGTACACTTGTTCCTGTTCAAAGGTATATATTATGACCCAGTGCTGTAAAAGAAAGCAGACTTTCAGCTCATATGacaactgttctttttttaagatttctttattttcaagagagagagagcacttgagcCTGAGCAGGGCgagggtcagagagagggggagagataaTCTcccgcagactccctgctgatcagggagccagaggcggggctcgatctcatgaccctaagctCATGACCTGAAGCCAAAGTCAAGATCggatgcagatgcttaaccgactgagccacccaggtgccccatggcaactgttcttttttttttttttttaaagattttatttatttatttgagagagaatgagagagagcacatgagaggggttagggtcagagggagaagcagactccctgccgagcagggagcccgatgcgggactcgatccagggactccaggatcatgacctgagccgaaggcagtcgcttaacgaactgagccacccaggcgcccctccatggcAACTGTTCTTAATCTTAATGTCTTCACTAGGCCCTCCTGTCTCATCTGTACCTTTAAGTTTCAAAGAGATTCAGACTTTgcaagtaattttctttttctttctgtaaccATTTGGAAGTTGCAAAATCAATTAAGGAAGGACTGAATAAAGATATTGTGCTTTTTATAAGATGTGGGTTCAAATGCATTTTCACAACTAAGTATTTTCATATGCTTTGTATGAGTTTTCCAAATAAATGTAAAGGGCTGTCCTAGCACAgtaatttttttatgtaattctaaaaaaataaataagccctgGTCATGTTTTAGGAGTTCATGGTATCTATTAGTGACTTGATGTATCCATTAGTTAATCCATTTGTGACTTGAtgatataataaacatttattgataatGTTTATTCTAAAAAAGTCATTTGTTGATTCTAGAGAGGGATTTAATGGGGATGTCCTTCAGGTCCCAGTTAGCTGCTCAGACAAACTTTTTTTGGGTTGTATTTTAATGAGGTTATCTCTGTCCCAGGCCTGGTCCCCACTTTATAGATCCAGCTCTGGAAATTTTGTTAAGTATGTACATTTCCATCCATATCCTAATATtcaaactaaaaggaaaaaaaaaaaaaggaaccatgcATAAACCTGAAtggaattatttattataaaaatattggcAAGAGCTTTGCTTAGTAGCACATTCCCTCTTTGTCAAAATATCTGCATAGGAAGGCAAATTAATACCTCATGGTTAATTGGTGAGCCTGGACCCCAAGCAGAGGGCATTCACTGGAGATCTTAGAGTGAGGGTTACTGATCACTGCTCACTCAAGCCACCTGGACTGAGGATACACACCCCCCAGGAGAACTGCTTTCTCATTCCCTGGATAGTACAGAAAGAGGTGCTGGTAAACACCAGCCCTCCTGAATCACCCCCTTCTCTATTCCTCAGCCTTTCTGCAGATATGCACCCAAATTGTTACATTTGGGTCCCCTACTTACAGTCAGATCCTCCCCCCTTCCTGGTTCCGTGAGATTGCAGCAAAGCACTTTGAGTGGAGTTCGGAATGGACTCACACCCCCCACCTACACGATTGCTTGGGTTGTCATGTTTCCTTCTCCAGTTCTTCTCATCCATGATAAGTGCATTttgcaagttttatttttcaagaagcAGTGTTACTTCTCTTATTCTCAAGTTCCTCAGGGAGCATCTCATTAATGTCTCCGTTGGAATTAATGACACTGGACCAGGGTCTTAAACTGGCAGCATCTTTCTTTATGGGAATTCCGGAGAGACTTTTCTTCAGAGGCAAGAAGGCACAAGTTCAATAGTTCAGCCTCAGGTTATTTTTGCCTAGTAAAGGCACCAACAAAATGCATGCACTAGAAAGATGCTGATTTCTACAAGGTATATGGAGGAAGCCATTACTAAGGACTTAAGGACAAGACAATTACTATTTGGCACATCACCAATTCATAGAAGCCTCGAATACCTGACCACCAGTGTGTTGCTATAGCAATCCGTAAATGACAAATTCACTAAATTATCTCTttgccaaaaatttttaaattagctaTCTATAAAGCATTTAGCAATTCTTATATTATCGAAGTAAGgcagacttcattttttaataaatggttgttgtggtttttttttttaagattttatttattatttgacagagagagagagagagagagagagcacaagcagggggagcagcagacaaagggagaaacaggctccccgctgagcagggagcccaatgtggggctcgatcccaggaccctgggatcatgacctgagctgaaggtagatgcttaactgactgagccacccaggcatccctgtttcttgtggttttgaattTCACAAGGGTACATGATGCAAATGCTAAGCCATACAGCATCATTCCAAGTATGGCCTTTCTTAGTTATATTAGTACCTGGATTTGCTCTTTTAATAGAAGTTGAGATGAGATGAATTACAAATAGTGCATATAGGGAACTGCATCTTAAAATGTCTTCACATGGATCCATACACACCACAGCCTTCAAATCAAGCGTGAATGCCTAACCTCATACTTGTTTACACACCTGCCCACAAAGTCTAGACTTATGATACATGAACACTGGGCAGCCTGCCAAAAAACCAATTCCTTCAAAGTTTATGGATTGTTATTTGGAACCATTTTTTTGGTAAATCAGTAACTAGGAATCAATCAATAGATTGCTAAATGGCCAATTGTCGGTTTGTATCCGTCACCCACTGTAAAATATAGTCAATAGAGCCCGTATGTAGCCCATCCACTGATTCCTTCTTTGCGACCCTAAACAGTCACAGAAGATGCTCCTTCTTTCATCGCATAAGCTCCTCTAAAGTGCAAAGGTGGATTTCTGTTGCTGAAAGCCACACGGTTGATATTTCTAGTGAGAAACTGGATTTTCACATCTCTTTCCTAGGCTACTCTAATTCTCGTATCTGGAGTCCTTCCATGACTGATGACCTCTACACTCCAGCAGTTCTCTTAATAATTCTGGCATGTGCAGCTCCAAGATAATCCGTATTTAATGGTTACTTTATTTCATCTTTGGCTTGACATTCTTCCTCCCCATTACAGTGTCATTGGCTCTAGGTAATCTGTCCTTGGTGACATAATCGCCTTTCTGTAAAACTGGTTGTCAGATTAAGTGATTAACTTAATGTGTAACTAGATTGTTAACTTTAAAAGTTTATCttctaaaaatgacaaaatgtatAATATGATGTCTAGatgtttttttttacaattccatcccaatctttccattttctcttcataGTGGAATGGGGGAAAATCAGACAGTGGTGACAGAGTTCATTCTACTAGGATTTTGTCTTGGCCCAAGAATTCAGATGGTTCTCTTTGGGCTCTTCTCTCTGTTCTGTGCCTGCACCCTGCTGGGGAACAGCATCATCCTGGGGCTCATCTGGCTGGACTCCCGACTgcacacccccatgtacttcttcctctcccacttggCCATCGTCGACATAGCCTATGCCTGCAACACCGTGCCCCAGATGCTGGTGAACCTCCTGAAGCCAGACAAGCCCATCTCCTTTGCTGGCTGCTTGACACagacctttctctttttgacattTGCTGTCACAGAATGTCTTCTCCTAGTGGTGATGTCCTATGATCGGTGTGTGGCCATCTGCCACCCCCTCCGATATTCTGCCATCATGAGTTGGAGGGTCTGCATCACCCTGGTGGTGACTTCCTGGGCATGTGGCTCCCTGCTGGCCCTGGTCCATGTGGTTCTCATCCTGAGGCTGCCCTTCTGTGGGCCTTGTGAAATCAACCACTTCTTCTGTGAAATCCTGTCTGTCCTCAAGCTGCCTGTGCTGACACGAGGCTCAACCAAGTGGTAATTTTTGTGGCTTCTGTGTTTGTTTTAGTCGGGCCCCTCTGCTTGGTCCTGGTGTCCTACTCACGCATCCTATTTGCCATCCTGAATATCCAGTCTGGGGAGGGCCACAGAAAGGCCTTCTCCACCTGTTCGTCCCATCTCTGTGTGGTGGGGCTCTTCTTTGGCAGTGCCATTGTCATGTGCATGGCCCCCAAACCCCACCACCCTGAGGAACAGCAGAAGATCCCTTTCTTGTTCTACAGTTTTTTCAACCCTATGCTGAACCCACTGATCTACAGCCTGAGGAACACGGAGGTCAAGAGTGCCCTGAGGAGAGCACTGTACAAGGAAAGTCATTCCCAATTGGAGTGACATTAGAATCCCTAGGCTCAGTAGTTCCCTGGAGCCTTGGGTACTGTGTACCACCTAAGCTTCTCACTCTTTATATCTGAGACTGAATAATCCAAGAGATTCTGTAAACCACTCCCTTTTTCTGTCCAGAAAGTACTTGGGTTTTTTTGCCTTCATTATATGTAATTCTatcaaatatattctttcatCTAACGGCACAGTCAGTTGAGAGCACCTAGAGGAATAAGTTGATTTCATCCACTGCTGTGGATCCCAAAAGGTTAAAATAGACACTCTACCTGTGACTTCATCAGGTGTGCTCAACAATCGCAGAATGCAGGCTTTAGCGGATGTAGCCACGTCagtgaccattttttaaaatattgtagcCGCAGAGACTTAGGACCTGTTgatacctttttccttttttactccATATTAGGATGTTTCCCCTTAATTGTACTTCTTCTTATAAATAGTAAATGTACCTAAATGCCTACTTAGACTTAGGGGATCACTGATTTTGTTGACTAAACCTTATAATCTGTCTTATAAATTTCTGTGGTCAGAAAGTAAGTCTGCACACATTCGGCTGGCATCCCAGGGAGTTACCCAGTGAAATCCACTTTCCAGCCTGCCCTGGGCTTTTGATGGCCACTTGTTTATAAACTCTTCTCACCTGCTTAAGAAGAGTATCTGTGATTCTCTCTGGACAAACACATACTCTTCACTAGGAGGAGTTATCAAGTGCTACAACCCAGCTCTCAATGATCAAGTAGTGATGGAAAGCCCCAAGTAGAGGCAACTGAATGGGGAGAAAAGGTTTTAACAATAACAATAGTAGTCAACATTATTACTATGTACTTACTCCATGCCATCCACTGCACATAGATAGCTAATTTACAGAGATCAcctcatttttatcataaaaaccCATTTCTTATtaccatcccattttacagatgtaaacATTAAGCAAATGGCAAATGCTAGACCCATGCCCCAATGATCTGACTCCCAAGCCTTCTTTATACAATGTAGTACACCATTATCAATATGATCAAATTAAGAATAAGGCTAACCTACCCCAACCTAGTCTATTCTAAGTATATATGGGTTTCTTCTCAGTCTAATAGGTGCTGCAATGAGGCTGGGAGAGCCAGAGATTATAGAAGGTCTCTTGTCCCGGTTGGTGACTCCTATGGTCATGGTCACAAAGAACATTAGGAGCTTCTGAGCACAGAGAGGGTAGGAATGGAGGCTGTTCTCAGTGAGGTGAGAGGTTTGGTTTAGAGCTCAGCTGGTAGCAAGACGCAGAACCAAAGCATCTCTAGTTTCACACACACCTCTCACATGTTCATGCACATtcgtgtgcatgcgtgcacacacacacttatggACTCCTTACTATGGTGAAGCACTCTGTTCTAAGTACCTTATAAGtattatcttttttcatcctcATAACTACCCTATGAGATAGGGACTATTATCCACTCTTTGTggggagaaaacagagacacaAGGAGATTAAGTAACTTAACCAAAGCCTTGCAACTGATAAGTATCTAGTCCAGGATCAAACTTAGGTGATCTGCCAAACCCATAGGCATAACCACTAAATTAAAGTCAAAGAGATTGTGAAATTTCAGAAGCAGGAAATGGAAATGGAGGAAGAGAGTAAGAAACTTTCAACCACCAACCAGAGAGAGGCATTGGGCTCCGGATAGAAAAGGTACTTATGTTTGCAAAAGAACGCAGCTAGAGCCCTCTTCCCGGGGCAGTGCCatggaggggggggtggggggtgggcagctcTTGTCTGCGGTCCGAGGGTCCCTGCAGTCCCGGCAGGTCTTCGGAGGCGATAGGCGGCTGCAGCGGGGCGCACTGCAAACGCGGCAGCGGCCTCATCCAGGCGAGTGCGCGGCGCCTGGAAGGGATTGAGCCGCGCCCGCTGCAGTGCAAGCTGCGGGAACCTGTTCTGCGAAGGAGCGATTTGCCGGGCTGGACATCCAAATCCGAAGGGGGGTGGTCACGTGGCCCAGATTGGCGCAATCTGCCGGTCAGTCACCAAAGCCCTGGTGGCCTATTGTCAGATATACCGGGATGAGGCTTCCAAGAAGGCCATCCAAGACATCCTCATCCAGTATGACCCGACTCTGCTGGAAGTGGATTCCCAGCACTGAATCCAAAAAGTTTGGCGGCCCTGGTGCCCGTGCTCGCGACCAGAAATCCTGCCAATAAATCCAGCATGAGGATCAGGGTTCACCTTTATAATAAACAAGTGTCACCGGACTTAaggttaaaacacacacacacacgcacacacacacacacacaacttgacTTTCTAGTGGAGTGAAAATAAGGGTGAGATAGTAAAAGGGTCCAGGGATGGAAAAGGGGCCCCTTGACAGTCtgaaccataaaacaaaacaatggaagaAGGAGGTTAACAACGCAGTTTTAAATTGATGGGTCACCAAACAGAATAGCCTTAGAAAGTGATCTGGTAATTTACCTAAACTGGATATACTTTGTAATTTGCATATTGCCTAACACAGTCTTTAATCTGCTGTTTCATGACAGGTGTCGGGTGCTGCATGGCAATGTTTGGTGGGATGCAGGGCAACAGAAGGACAAATGGTGAAGACCTGTAATGCCAGGGAGAGGTCTCAAAGGTAAAAAGCTCTCCTGGTACAAAGTGGAGCATCAGAAAAGAGTGGGGCCCAGAAAGCATGCCCCAGAAGCCACCTGTGTGGCCTCCTAACTCTGTGCAGTGCTCTCCTAAGGTTGGCCTAAGCATCTGGACCCTTAAACATGCAAGATCTGCAGCTAGGGACCTGGGTTCTAGGCCCAACTCTACTGTTTGATAGCCGTGCTCTTTCCAGGAATATCCTCTAAGATTGCCTGAGTTTCTGTCCCCCATCCATCAGGTATGCAGAATGAGAGCTGCCTAGGTGGCCTCATAGGACTGCTGAAGGCCTCAAACAAGAGGGGTGCAAATGGACACATTTGGAAGACTTAAAGTGCTATGCAAACATAAGATATTGCTATCATTATAGTTAACATTAGGTCagaaattattctaatattgtcaGGCTTGCTAAACTTTGAGTCTGGTATCAAAGCTATTCCTTAGTCAGCGGGAGCATTGGGGTTGATAAGTCACCCAAACCTTTGCCCACATGGCTTCTGCATCCCCCCCTTTAGCCTCGAAGGGAATAGCTTTCCCCAGAATCCAGCCTGCAGACCAGACTCAGTGACCTTTTTGTGAGTCAGTTGACAAAGGCCCCAGggggaatctctctctctttgaaccTGTTCATAGCCTATCCACTAAGAAAGCATGGGGGACCCCTTTCCTAAACCAAAGGAATtcagatttcaggtttttttttttcagattttgttttttatttccaacaTGTACCATTATGTATCATCTCTCTACAAGGAGAAGGACAAGAATCTGTTCATCTTTTCATCCCCAATATCTTAGCATACTCACTAAACATTTGGCAAGTAAAGGACCCTTTATCCATTAGCCTCATTTCCAGATTTTCAGTGTTGAACTTTCTTCTGATTTCTAACCTTTTTTACGTCCCTCAAGTGGCAGATTATAGTATAGTAGAAACGCAATTATAGCTGataattattgagcacttactatgtggtAGACACTACATAAAATGCTGTAATAACATCTTCACATTATATCTGTGGAGTGGACACGGTTACTATCATTATACAATGATGAGGAAATAAAGTttagagaaattaattaatttacccaaggtcacagaattaTTCACTGATGGAAACAATTCAAGACTAGGCAGTCTGGCTTTAAattaactctgaatttttcttttgcagaGAATCTACTGCTATTCATAACCTGCATGGCTGGCATAAGGACTGTTCATAGTATGTACTTAGTAAACTTCaactgaatgaacaaataaatattcattatatttaaatttccacCAAGAATTTATGCACCTGGGGATGTGTTACCCTTCATTTCTTTAAGTTAGGGTGTCTTATTGTCCATTAGATTTATCCAGTTCTTGccttttaatatattcttatgtGATGGATAGTAATAATTAAGAATATGTTATTGCTCTAAAatcacagagaagaaaggaaaaaaactaggGTAGAAATTTAGCACTAAATATAAAAAATCCTGGGgatgtttattcatttctatcATAAGAAGCAGTGGTCATTGGCTTCTCCTGGACTCTGCCAATTGCTGAGCCTGTGATCCTGGAAGCCTAGGATGTTGCTGGTGCCAGATGGGAAGCCATGTTAGGGTGTTGCCCTTGAAAACTGGCAAGAGGGTGGAGACAGTTGTGGGCCGTAACTACTGGAAATGATAGGGATGGGGAATCTGTTTGTGGCAGCTGGTTCGCTTGCCGCCTGAAATTAGCACCTGTGGCATCTTTGACATGTGGACCAGGGATTGGCAACCACCAACCTGCAGGATTGTTGTTTACTGTTTGCTGTGAATGTAAAGTATCATCGTTAAATATGGGTTGTTGAGGGTagacaaaaatgaaaggaggGTTGCAATGTAGTCCCACTGGATGAAAGCATGACTGTGTTTCTCCAACTAGCAAGGAAGTGTCTTTCTCTCCTTGCTTTCTAGACAAACTTTGTTGGCTcattttgatgtctttttttttaacctgtgtttctgtttttttctattttaatttttgaaatcacATTTGGTCAAAAGAAGAGGTGGATCCTTGAACACACTTGGATTTAGACAACAGAGTGCTGGTTCGGAGTTGGGATATCTGGGTTCCCAACTCAGTTTCCCCActaactcactgtgtgaccttagaaaaGTTGCTTACTCTGCTGGCCTTCAGGTTCTTTACCgataaaatgaaatttgaacTAGGCACTTTTTAAGAg
This genomic window from Halichoerus grypus chromosome 12, mHalGry1.hap1.1, whole genome shotgun sequence contains:
- the LOC118532578 gene encoding LOW QUALITY PROTEIN: olfactory receptor 2A1/2A42-like (The sequence of the model RefSeq protein was modified relative to this genomic sequence to represent the inferred CDS: inserted 1 base in 1 codon); this translates as MGENQTVVTEFILLGFCLGPRIQMVLFGLFSLFCACTLLGNSIILGLIWLDSRLHTPMYFFLSHLAIVDIAYACNTVPQMLVNLLKPDKPISFAGCLTQTFLFLTFAVTECLLLVVMSYDRCVAICHPLRYSAIMSWRVCITLVVTSWACGSLLALVHVVLILRLPFCGPCEINHFFCEILSVLKXACADTRLNQVVIFVASVFVLVGPLCLVLVSYSRILFAILNIQSGEGHRKAFSTCSSHLCVVGLFFGSAIVMCMAPKPHHPEEQQKIPFLFYSFFNPMLNPLIYSLRNTEVKSALRRALYKESHSQLE